In Saccharomyces cerevisiae S288C chromosome V, complete sequence, one DNA window encodes the following:
- a CDS encoding uncharacterized protein (hypothetical protein; induced in respiratory-deficient cells) encodes MLIDQIVAAVPGVPDISGNASALSLQRRSQEFATSWISMTYSQSYGDLAQNWQNDEGGAGNFDSYAEEKLQNFFSGNRDWKYCFAAEDTKNGEPLDYDDIPGDGAGTGSAFKSEIYFNTYGGIDNYCNDEHIGAQNTGDGR; translated from the coding sequence ATGCTCATCGATCAAATCGTGGCAGCGGTACCAGGGGTACCTGATATAAGTGGCAACGCTTCGGCCCTATCGTTACAGAGACGCAGTCAAGAGTTCGCCACCTCATGGATATCAATGACATATAGTCAGAGTTATGGTGACCTGGCACAGAACTGGCAGAATGACGAAGGTGGAGCAGGAAATTTTGATTCTTATGCTGAAGAGAAGTTAcagaatttcttttcaggTAATAGGGATTGGAAATACTGCTTTGCTGCTGAGGACACGAAAAACGGTGAGCCACTTGATTACGATGACATACCTGGTGACGGTGCAGGCACGGGTTCGGCATTCAAGTCTGAGATATATTTTAACACTTACGGTGGTATAGATAATTATTGTAATGACGAGCATATCGGTGCTCAGAACACTGGAGATGGTCGATAA
- a CDS encoding uncharacterized protein (hypothetical protein), protein MAHLSLNQYKCTHIIMHGTCLSGLYPVPFTHKAHDYPHFNIYISFGGPKYCITALNTYVIPLFHHLLSTQFIYTYVNITKKSPLKSPKHKNILSFNDNT, encoded by the coding sequence ATGGCCCATCTCTCACTAAATCAGTACAAATGCACTCACATCATTATGCACGGCACTTGCCTCAGCGGTTTATACCCTGTGCCATTTACCCATAAAGCCCACGATTATCCacattttaatatctatatctCATTCGGCGGCcccaaatattgtataaCTGCCCTTAATACATACGTTATACCACTTTTTCACCATCTACTATCCACTCAATTTATATACACTTATGTcaatattacaaaaaaatcaccactaaaatcacctaaacataaaaatattctatcCTTCAACGATAATACATAA
- a CDS encoding uncharacterized protein (hypothetical protein; conserved across S. cerevisiae strains; large-scale analyses show mRNA expression increases under anaerobic conditions and two-hybrid interactions with Sst2p), whose product MMPTYLGKLTWSYFFTTLGLACAYNVTEQMEFDQFKSDYLACLAPEHRNIVVDLASNGFITISPMANATIDFEDVTSDYFNCTDVNTNVQVTIASFYNEYGFGPDDNGYYHAMEEPSEFERHDMDVRLYRPYYPGEFVMGRRSDALGVTGFDQKDCAGEGFYDEQTAATSCQNIGSTQYAKSVRSYNYGCCGGAVWIRIWPHHNCSKGHDHHFKIRPGQMLCWNVNPYSWMQPESGWNP is encoded by the coding sequence ATGATGCCTACCTACCTAGGAAAGTTAACGTGGTCATACTTTTTTACCACTTTAGGACTAGCTTGTGCTTACAACGTAACAGAACAAATGGAATTTGATCAGTTCAAATCAGATTACCTTGCCTGTCTCGCACCAGAACACAGAAACATTGTAGTCGATTTGGCTAGTAATGGATTCATAACAATTTCACCGATGGCGAATGCAACAATTGACTTTGAGGATGTAACTAGTGATTATTTTAACTGCACTGACGTCAATACTAACGTACAGGTTACGATCGCGTCATTTTACAATGAATACGGTTTTGGGCCCGATGATAACGGCTATTATCACGCTATGGAAGAACCCTCAGAATTTGAACGGCATGACATGGATGTTAGGCTCTACAGACCATACTATCCAGGTGAGTTTGTCATGGGAAGACGTTCAGATGCACTTGGAGTGACTGGTTTTGACCAAAAGGACTGCGCAGGTGAGGGTTTTTACGACGAACAAACTGCAGCAACGTCATGTCAAAATATAGGCTCCACTCAGTACGCCAAGTCGGTCAGGTCTTATAACTATGGATGCTGCGGCGGGGCGGTCTGGATCAGGATTTGGCCGCATCACAATTGTTCAAAAGGTCATGATCACCATTTCAAGATAAGGCCAGGCCAGATGCTATGCTGGAATGTCAACCCATATTCTTGGATGCAACCAGAATCCGGATGGAATCCGTAA